The proteins below are encoded in one region of Brassica napus cultivar Da-Ae chromosome A6, Da-Ae, whole genome shotgun sequence:
- the LOC106352111 gene encoding dnaJ homolog subfamily B member 1, producing the protein MGLDYYNILKVNRNATEDDLKKSYRRLAMKWHPDKNPNTKLEAEAKFKQISEAYDVLSDPQKRAIYDQYGEEGLSDRPPPGSTGNNGRAGGYNPRNAEDIFAEFFGSSPFDFGSAGRSMRFQSDGGGMFGGRTYTDGTVPKKPPPVESKLPCTLEELYSGSTRKMKISRSLIDTNGRQGQETEVLTIDVKPGWKKGTKIKFPDKGNETVNQLPADLVFVIDEKPHDLFKRDGNDLITSTRVTLAEAIGGTTVSINTLDGRNVPVGVTDIISPGHEHVVPGEGMPVAKEPRNKGDLKIKFDVEFPTRLTTDQKSALKRVLVG; encoded by the exons ATGGGTTTGGATTATTACAACATATTGAAAGTGAACAGAAATGCAACGGAGGATGATCTGAAGAAATCTTACAGAAGGTTGGCAATGAAATGGCATCCTGACAAAAACCCCAACACCAAACTGGAAGCTGAAGCCAAATTCAAACAGATCTCCGAGGCTTATGAT GTACTGAGTGATCCCCAGAAGCGAGCTATATATGATCAATACGGGGAAGAAGGATTAAGCGATAGGCCACCTCCAGGGAGCACTGGAAACAACGGAAGAGCCGGTGGTTATAACCCGAGAAATGCAGAAGACATATTTGCTGAGTTCTTTGGAAGCAGCCCCTTTGATTTCGGATCAGCTGGAAGGTCCATGAGGTTTCAATCCGACGGAGGAGGAATGTTTGGAGGAAGAACGTACACCGACGGCACTGTGCCTAAGAAACCTCCACCTGTTGAGAGCAAACTCCCTTGTACCCTTGAAGAGCTCTACTCTGGATCAACTAGGAAAATGAAGATCTCTAGATCCCTTATTGACACCAACGG GAGACAAGGGCAAGAGACAGAGGTTCTGACGATTGATGTGAAACCGGGATGGAAGAAAGGGACCAAGATCAAGTTTCCTGACAAAGGAAACGAGACGGTGAATCAGTTACCTGCTGATTTGGTGTTTGTGATCGACGAGAAGCCTCACGATTTGTTTAAAAGAGATGGGAATGATCTCATCACGAGTACACGAGTGACGCTTGCAGAAGCTATAGGTGGGACAACCGTGAGTATCAACACGCTTGATGGACGTAACGTACCCGTTGGTGTCACTGACATCATCAGTCCTGGCCATGAGCATGTGGTTCCAGGGGAAGGGATGCCAGTAGCTAAAGAACCAAGAAACAAAGGTGATCTAAAGATCAAGTTCGATGTTGAGTTTCCCACAAGATTGACTACTGACCAGAAGTCCGCACTCAAGCGGGTCTTAGTAGGTTGA
- the LOC106348539 gene encoding polyadenylate-binding protein-interacting protein 6 isoform X2 → MKPGGSALNPHAAAYVPLSKREGASASAKPAAASTHHVQYQPYGAYGYGDQGSQMYMPKTTYSSDKQLRDEDLEMDMEIEYLSATFFDLSHESISDVYLANNGDLDATIEMLNQLEIYSTEAQEYLPDTLDIGDVPETITPSTSSAPEQKKVSNEASASSTSSGTLKAPVSSS, encoded by the exons ATGAAGCCAGGAGGATCAGCATTGAATCCCCACGCAGCAGCTTACGTACCACTCTCCAAAAGAGAGGGTGCTTCTGCTTCTGCAAAGCCTGCTGCTGCTTCCACACATCACGTGCAGTACCAACCCTACGGAGCATATGGTTATGGAGACCAAGGTTCTCAAATGTACATGCCAAAGACAACATACTCCTCTGATAAGCAGTTGAGGGATGAGGATTTGGAGATGGACATGGAAATTGAGTACCTTTCAGCCACGTTCTTTGATTTGTCACATGAGTCTATCAGTGATGTCTACttggccaacaatggtgatctTGATGCAACTATCGAAATGCTGAATCAGCTCGAG ATTTACAGTACTGAAGCGCAAGAATACCTTCCAGACACACTGGACATTGGCGATGTACCTGAAACCATCACGCCTTCAACTTCCTCAGCTCCAGAACAAAAGAAAGTGAGTAATGAAGCAAGCGCATCATCAACATCCTCGGGTACCCTCAAAGCTCCTGTGTCTTCCTCCTGA
- the LOC106348539 gene encoding polyadenylate-binding protein-interacting protein 6 isoform X1, giving the protein MNKRSFIILSEICFISVTIISLWINQLQHVAMKPGGSALNPHAAAYVPLSKREGASASAKPAAASTHHVQYQPYGAYGYGDQGSQMYMPKTTYSSDKQLRDEDLEMDMEIEYLSATFFDLSHESISDVYLANNGDLDATIEMLNQLEIYSTEAQEYLPDTLDIGDVPETITPSTSSAPEQKKVSNEASASSTSSGTLKAPVSSS; this is encoded by the exons ATGAACAAGCGAAGCTTTATCATATTATCAGAGATTTGTTTTATATCGGTTACGATTATCTCTTTGTGGATCAATCAAT TACAACACGTAGCGATGAAGCCAGGAGGATCAGCATTGAATCCCCACGCAGCAGCTTACGTACCACTCTCCAAAAGAGAGGGTGCTTCTGCTTCTGCAAAGCCTGCTGCTGCTTCCACACATCACGTGCAGTACCAACCCTACGGAGCATATGGTTATGGAGACCAAGGTTCTCAAATGTACATGCCAAAGACAACATACTCCTCTGATAAGCAGTTGAGGGATGAGGATTTGGAGATGGACATGGAAATTGAGTACCTTTCAGCCACGTTCTTTGATTTGTCACATGAGTCTATCAGTGATGTCTACttggccaacaatggtgatctTGATGCAACTATCGAAATGCTGAATCAGCTCGAG ATTTACAGTACTGAAGCGCAAGAATACCTTCCAGACACACTGGACATTGGCGATGTACCTGAAACCATCACGCCTTCAACTTCCTCAGCTCCAGAACAAAAGAAAGTGAGTAATGAAGCAAGCGCATCATCAACATCCTCGGGTACCCTCAAAGCTCCTGTGTCTTCCTCCTGA